A portion of the Cydia fagiglandana chromosome 7, ilCydFagi1.1, whole genome shotgun sequence genome contains these proteins:
- the LOC134666345 gene encoding endocuticle structural glycoprotein ABD-5-like gives MNDLTLVTHSLLYTPRLNIMIKYLTIVCVLAAVCAGAPQQDVQILRFDSDVQPDGYSFAYETSDGTSRQEQGKLDNPQSEDAALTVTGEYAYVAPDGKHYKVTFTAGPNGFQPKTSLGQ, from the exons ATGAACGATCTCACACTAGTTACTCATTCGTTACTCTACACACCACGACTAAACATCATGATCAAATAC CTGACCATTGTCTGCGTGCTGGCCGCCGTCTGCGCAGGCGCGCCGCAGCAGGACGTGCAGATCCTGCGGTTCGACAGCGACGTCCAACCTGATGGATACAGCTTCGC GTACGAAACGAGCGACGGCACCTCCCGCCAGGAGCAAGGCAAACTTGACAACCCTCAGTCGGAAGACGCAGCCCTCACTGTCACCGGAGAGTATGCCTACGTCGCCCCCGACGGCAAGCACTACAAGGTCACCTTCACCGCCGGACCCAACGGCTTCCAGCCTAAGACTTCCCTTGGCCAGTAA